The proteins below come from a single Natranaerofaba carboxydovora genomic window:
- a CDS encoding secondary thiamine-phosphate synthase enzyme YjbQ, which translates to MMPIELKVSSNKHVELIDITSSINSLTREYNLKEGILNLFVPHTTAGITVNESCDPDVGTDLENALKTMVPNITFKHGEGNSSAHLLSSLIGCHAIIPVTNGKLDLGTWQGIFFCEFDGPRSRKLKIYWQEAK; encoded by the coding sequence ATGATGCCCATTGAGTTGAAAGTTTCTTCAAATAAGCATGTAGAATTAATCGATATTACATCTTCAATCAATAGTTTAACCAGAGAATACAATTTGAAGGAGGGCATACTAAATCTTTTTGTACCACATACTACAGCAGGAATTACAGTTAATGAGAGCTGTGATCCTGATGTAGGTACAGATCTCGAGAATGCCTTAAAAACAATGGTCCCTAATATTACTTTCAAACATGGTGAAGGTAATAGCTCTGCCCACCTTCTATCTAGCTTAATAGGTTGTCATGCTATTATCCCTGTGACAAATGGTAAATTAGACCTGGGGACCTGGCAGGGAATATTTTTTTGTGAGTTCGATGGCCCAAGGTCAAGAAAACTTAAAATCTATTGGCAGGAAGCTAAGTAG
- a CDS encoding zinc ribbon domain-containing protein, translating into MERNNLIYQLQEIDKKITDVSKQLAEKKEAKGLKELESQKDKLENDKQLLEETIEAKEKELKKCELESESYFQEKRKLENEIYSGEINDVDQLEKMRKKADQYEKKEDEIAHRFYDLTEELSENKEELEKKVENIKIINKQISDNKKQLEEQIKQQENILSELKYKKEKIVYKLDEKILEEYELLFEKYPDSAVVQVMHDMCAGCNIALPTSVLSELHVEGIKKCSNCGRILVDLDL; encoded by the coding sequence ATGGAAAGAAACAATCTTATTTATCAATTACAAGAAATTGATAAAAAAATTACTGACGTTAGCAAGCAGTTAGCAGAAAAGAAGGAAGCAAAAGGATTAAAGGAATTAGAGTCACAAAAAGATAAACTAGAAAACGATAAGCAGTTGTTAGAGGAAACAATTGAGGCAAAAGAAAAAGAATTAAAGAAGTGTGAGTTAGAAAGTGAAAGTTATTTTCAAGAAAAAAGAAAATTAGAGAACGAAATATACTCGGGTGAAATAAATGATGTAGATCAATTGGAAAAAATGAGGAAAAAGGCGGACCAATATGAAAAAAAAGAAGATGAAATTGCCCATAGGTTTTATGATCTAACAGAGGAACTAAGCGAGAACAAAGAAGAATTAGAAAAAAAGGTCGAGAATATAAAAATTATCAACAAACAGATTTCGGATAATAAAAAACAACTAGAGGAGCAGATTAAACAACAGGAGAATATTTTGTCGGAATTAAAATATAAAAAGGAAAAAATAGTTTATAAGTTAGATGAAAAAATCCTTGAGGAATATGAACTTTTATTCGAAAAATATCCAGATAGTGCTGTGGTCCAAGTTATGCATGATATGTGTGCAGGATGTAATATTGCACTGCCAACGTCGGTGTTAAGCGAACTTCATGTTGAAGGGATTAAAAAATGTAGCAATTGCGGTCGAATTTTGGTAGATTTAGATTTATAA
- a CDS encoding SurA N-terminal domain-containing protein encodes MKIKILILALVMALSVTFIGCGNGEGEEKEKEKEESSKEMQQDDMEIPEFEEVKDDLKEDVTMQKIGEVIEPKLEEWREDMEIETEGLDEDVAAVVNGEEISESDISNELDQQAMMQEMQGMEVTDEQREQMRQDVIESMISREILFQKALEEGFEPDEEFIQEQMGEIEAQFESEEQFNEALEEEGLSKEELESMVSEDSKVSAFIESFRDEVEVTEEELKEVYDQQIEQMEMQMEMQKQMMEQKEGDGMDADMMKEMKELEDKK; translated from the coding sequence ATGAAAATTAAAATTTTGATTTTGGCTTTGGTCATGGCTCTGTCAGTTACTTTTATCGGTTGTGGCAACGGAGAGGGAGAGGAGAAAGAAAAAGAAAAAGAAGAAAGTTCAAAAGAAATGCAACAAGATGATATGGAGATACCTGAATTTGAAGAAGTTAAAGATGATTTAAAAGAAGATGTTACAATGCAAAAAATAGGTGAAGTAATTGAACCTAAGCTTGAAGAATGGCGAGAAGATATGGAGATAGAAACCGAGGGATTAGATGAAGATGTAGCTGCTGTAGTAAATGGTGAGGAAATATCTGAGTCTGATATTAGTAACGAGCTTGATCAACAAGCTATGATGCAGGAAATGCAGGGTATGGAAGTTACAGATGAGCAAAGAGAACAAATGAGACAAGATGTAATTGAAAGTATGATATCTAGAGAAATATTATTTCAAAAAGCTCTAGAAGAAGGTTTTGAGCCCGATGAAGAATTCATCCAGGAGCAAATGGGAGAAATCGAAGCCCAGTTTGAATCAGAAGAACAATTTAACGAAGCTTTAGAAGAAGAAGGCTTATCAAAAGAAGAATTAGAAAGTATGGTTTCTGAAGATTCAAAAGTAAGTGCCTTTATAGAAAGTTTTAGAGATGAAGTTGAAGTGACAGAAGAAGAGCTAAAAGAAGTATACGATCAGCAAATTGAACAGATGGAAATGCAAATGGAAATGCAGAAGCAAATGATGGAACAAAAAGAAGGCGATGGTATGGATGCTGATATGATGAAAGAAATGAAAGAATTAGAAGATAAAAAATAA
- a CDS encoding Nif3-like dinuclear metal center hexameric protein, which translates to MTKKIEEKAPLKYAVKSDNNGLQVGSLNEEVRRCLLTLDVTKAVLTEAIEKEVDMIISHHPFLFEPVNSINKDYGLGELIARAIKNDISIYSAHTNLDVAPKIGVNEMLADKLSLKHTKVMYPTYEEDYYKLIVYVPQEYEDKLKEAIFSAGAGWIGEYSHTSFKTEGEGTFRPQARTSPYIGQEGETTEVKETKLETIVDKTSLNCVIENMKKAHPYEEVAYDLYSLKNNEKVYGLGLIGELEKEISGEEFVKQLKEKLNIDNIRLVGRKPDKIKKVAVCGGSGESLISKAIASGADAYLTGDIKYHGALDAFERDFFIIDAGHYATERPVLELLKKYLENAFSSEYKTEFVLSKNQKDPFEYS; encoded by the coding sequence ATGACGAAAAAAATTGAAGAAAAAGCCCCATTAAAATATGCTGTCAAAAGCGATAATAATGGTTTACAAGTGGGCTCGTTGAATGAAGAAGTGAGAAGATGCTTACTAACATTGGATGTAACCAAAGCGGTATTAACAGAAGCTATAGAAAAAGAAGTAGACATGATAATATCACATCACCCTTTTTTATTTGAACCAGTGAATAGTATTAATAAGGACTATGGTTTAGGCGAGCTTATTGCCCGGGCAATAAAAAATGATATAAGTATTTATAGTGCTCATACTAATCTTGACGTAGCTCCAAAAATAGGAGTGAACGAAATGCTAGCTGATAAACTTAGTTTGAAACACACAAAGGTTATGTATCCTACATATGAAGAAGACTACTACAAGTTGATTGTTTATGTGCCTCAGGAGTATGAAGATAAATTAAAAGAAGCTATTTTTTCTGCTGGTGCAGGTTGGATAGGTGAATACAGTCATACCTCTTTCAAAACCGAAGGAGAAGGAACTTTTAGACCTCAAGCAAGGACCTCCCCCTATATAGGCCAAGAAGGTGAAACTACAGAGGTTAAAGAAACAAAGCTTGAAACCATTGTAGATAAAACTTCCCTAAATTGTGTGATAGAAAATATGAAAAAAGCTCATCCTTACGAAGAGGTTGCTTATGATCTTTACTCTTTGAAAAATAACGAGAAAGTGTATGGTTTAGGTTTAATAGGTGAATTAGAGAAGGAAATTTCCGGAGAAGAATTCGTTAAACAACTAAAAGAAAAGTTAAACATAGATAATATAAGATTGGTTGGGAGAAAACCGGATAAAATTAAAAAAGTGGCTGTGTGTGGAGGAAGTGGCGAAAGCTTAATTTCAAAAGCTATTGCATCTGGAGCTGATGCTTATTTGACAGGTGATATAAAATATCATGGTGCCCTTGATGCTTTTGAAAGGGATTTTTTCATCATTGATGCCGGACACTATGCTACAGAAAGGCCAGTTTTAGAACTTTTGAAAAAATATTTGGAAAATGCATTTTCATCTGAATATAAAACAGAATTTGTTTTAAGTAAAAATCAAAAAGATCCTTTTGAATATAGTTAG
- a CDS encoding radical SAM protein, protein MGYIYGPVHSRRLGLSLGVNVTPNRVCSFDCVYCEEAVPTRTLTLERREYAPTKDVIDEIKSTATNDLDYITFSGEGEPTLHSELGTIIDKIKSALNIRVAVLTNSTLLHRDDVISDLKKADLIVPSLDAIFEDSYKKINRPPEDLSLDSLLKGFEKLCCEYKGSIWVEILLVKGINDSDEEVKEMARFVNKLSVDGIQLNTVSRSTTVPGTGPVSMKKLKEFKGYFEHPVDIFD, encoded by the coding sequence TTGGGATATATTTACGGACCTGTACACTCTAGAAGGCTTGGATTATCCTTAGGAGTAAATGTAACACCAAATAGAGTGTGTAGCTTTGATTGCGTTTACTGTGAAGAGGCCGTGCCAACAAGAACGTTAACCCTAGAAAGAAGAGAATACGCACCAACAAAAGACGTTATAGACGAAATAAAAAGTACTGCTACAAATGATTTAGATTATATAACTTTTTCAGGAGAAGGAGAACCAACTTTACATAGCGAACTAGGCACGATCATAGATAAAATCAAAAGTGCTTTAAATATTCGGGTAGCAGTTCTAACGAACTCAACTCTACTGCACCGTGATGATGTTATATCAGATTTAAAAAAAGCTGATCTTATTGTTCCATCATTAGATGCAATCTTTGAAGATAGCTATAAAAAAATTAATAGGCCACCTGAAGATTTATCATTAGATTCTTTGTTAAAAGGATTTGAGAAATTATGCTGTGAGTATAAGGGAAGCATTTGGGTAGAGATTCTTCTTGTCAAAGGTATCAACGACTCAGATGAAGAAGTCAAGGAGATGGCAAGGTTTGTTAATAAACTTTCTGTTGATGGAATTCAACTTAATACAGTTAGTAGAAGCACTACAGTTCCGGGAACTGGTCCTGTTTCTATGAAAAAATTAAAAGAATTCAAAGGTTATTTTGAACATCCTGTGGATATTTTTGATTAA
- a CDS encoding SurA N-terminal domain-containing protein produces the protein MKRYVFSFFLIVFLLLFFIGCGGDNDEVIAEINGEKITKEEYNQRYQRIEKFYNDQGAEINEMETKIEEEIIDDLVVEKILVQEAERKGVGVGDKDLEEEFDSIKGELGGKEGLQKSLELYDMTESELRKEITNQMLFMLLMEEVIDMDDIEVTEEELKERYEEKIEKHDIKQEMIQSEQEGISQLESFEAIKPELEEMIKQEKKQEYFEDYIEELKERSNIEILK, from the coding sequence GTGAAAAGATATGTCTTCAGCTTTTTTCTGATTGTCTTTTTGTTACTTTTTTTCATTGGCTGCGGTGGGGACAATGATGAAGTGATTGCAGAAATAAATGGTGAGAAGATAACAAAAGAAGAGTATAATCAAAGATATCAACGAATTGAAAAATTTTATAATGATCAGGGTGCAGAGATAAACGAGATGGAAACCAAAATTGAAGAAGAAATAATTGATGATTTGGTTGTAGAAAAAATCTTAGTCCAGGAAGCTGAAAGAAAAGGTGTAGGGGTTGGGGATAAAGATTTAGAAGAAGAGTTTGATTCGATAAAAGGAGAATTAGGAGGTAAGGAAGGACTTCAAAAAAGTCTAGAACTTTATGATATGACCGAAAGTGAATTAAGAAAGGAAATTACAAATCAAATGTTATTTATGCTTCTGATGGAAGAAGTAATAGATATGGATGATATTGAAGTAACTGAAGAAGAATTAAAAGAAAGATATGAAGAAAAAATAGAAAAACATGATATAAAACAGGAGATGATTCAATCTGAACAAGAAGGTATAAGTCAGCTTGAATCATTTGAGGCAATAAAGCCAGAACTAGAAGAAATGATAAAACAAGAAAAAAAGCAGGAATACTTTGAAGATTATATTGAAGAATTAAAAGAAAGAAGCAATATCGAAATTTTAAAATAA
- a CDS encoding tRNA (adenine-N1)-methyltransferase, whose protein sequence is MEEFKGGLKEKVMITDRKKFTKIFDLNNEFVQLPTGNMNCEELRSMEKGSSFVLNGREYIILDCDLQDYIMKKLTRKTQIIYPKDAGYILIKLDIFPGKIVGEAGTGSAALTNIFSRAVGNDGKVITFERREDFKKIISKNLAGARVFDNVEVINTSLVEASEIDVEFDAFFLDVREPWNVLDQVYKVLKPSGHLGIFVPTTNQIEDTLKGLDKDKFYLVEVTEIMIRKYKDNSDRIRPEDTMIGHTGYLIFARKLA, encoded by the coding sequence ATGGAAGAATTCAAAGGTGGACTAAAAGAAAAAGTAATGATTACAGATAGAAAAAAGTTTACAAAGATATTTGATCTTAATAACGAATTCGTACAACTTCCTACAGGTAATATGAACTGTGAAGAACTTAGAAGTATGGAAAAAGGCAGTTCTTTCGTCTTGAATGGCAGGGAATATATAATTCTTGATTGTGACCTTCAGGATTATATTATGAAAAAACTAACAAGGAAAACTCAAATAATTTATCCTAAAGATGCAGGATACATACTTATAAAGCTAGATATTTTTCCAGGAAAAATTGTAGGTGAAGCTGGGACAGGTTCTGCTGCTTTAACAAATATTTTCTCTAGAGCTGTTGGTAATGATGGCAAAGTAATTACTTTTGAAAGAAGAGAAGATTTTAAAAAAATAATCTCTAAGAACTTAGCTGGTGCCAGGGTATTTGATAATGTTGAAGTTATAAATACTTCTCTTGTAGAGGCTAGCGAAATAGATGTTGAATTTGATGCTTTTTTTCTGGATGTAAGAGAACCCTGGAATGTATTAGATCAAGTCTACAAAGTTCTAAAACCTTCTGGGCATTTAGGCATATTTGTACCAACAACAAACCAAATAGAAGATACTCTAAAAGGTTTGGACAAAGATAAATTCTATCTTGTTGAAGTGACAGAAATTATGATTCGAAAGTACAAGGATAATTCGGATAGAATCCGCCCGGAGGATACGATGATTGGTCATACCGGGTACTTAATCTTTGCAAGAAAACTTGCTTAA
- a CDS encoding 2-hydroxyacyl-CoA dehydratase subunit D has translation MDPIKHFKNKLGENLSRKLLSSPRTYELANFFFVKHGEFPFKGIQEVTNMMLDLTASAYRQEKRVAFTSAFFPDELIHAFDFVPFSPEVAAATATSLDISPSLLKKAEQEEISPDGCSFHRVAATGAFEDYFPIPDVFLASSHLCDGAPQLFRYLAEIYDKPYYILDVPVTSDKKAKEYVASQLKEITQEIEKITGNNLIEESLEEKIHISNKARKAQLEFYEARKNPTKYLSGENAITLVLLHFLGQGHPKTPEVFRTLTRELIAPAKDENYQITRNNVDEELNGSLKIIWSHLRPFYKNNLFEILEELNAKVVFEEMNYVYWPELDPGKPYLSLAEKVLSNPMVGPIEKRADSLKQMVEDYNSDGIIHFSHWGCHPTIGAVYNLKKILQKDNIPFLSIDSDCVDKGKFSEGQLRTRLESFIEMV, from the coding sequence ATGGATCCCATTAAACATTTTAAAAATAAATTAGGCGAAAATCTTAGTAGAAAATTACTATCTTCCCCTAGAACATATGAGCTAGCTAATTTTTTCTTTGTTAAACACGGGGAATTTCCTTTTAAAGGAATACAAGAGGTTACTAATATGATGCTAGATCTAACTGCATCTGCATATCGTCAAGAAAAAAGAGTCGCTTTCACCTCTGCGTTTTTTCCTGACGAATTAATACATGCTTTTGATTTTGTGCCTTTTTCGCCAGAAGTTGCAGCTGCTACAGCAACTTCACTGGATATATCTCCTTCATTACTAAAAAAAGCAGAGCAGGAAGAAATATCTCCTGATGGTTGTTCATTTCACCGTGTAGCGGCAACAGGAGCCTTTGAAGATTATTTCCCTATTCCAGATGTTTTCCTGGCAAGTTCTCACCTATGTGACGGAGCCCCACAATTATTTCGCTATCTTGCAGAAATATATGACAAACCTTATTATATTTTGGATGTTCCTGTTACAAGTGATAAAAAAGCAAAAGAATATGTTGCATCGCAACTAAAAGAAATAACCCAGGAAATTGAAAAAATCACCGGTAATAATTTAATCGAAGAAAGCCTCGAAGAAAAAATTCATATTTCTAACAAAGCAAGAAAGGCACAGCTAGAATTCTATGAGGCACGCAAAAATCCTACCAAATATCTATCTGGCGAAAATGCAATTACTTTGGTACTACTGCATTTTTTGGGACAAGGCCATCCAAAAACTCCTGAAGTCTTTAGGACCTTAACCAGGGAATTAATTGCTCCAGCCAAAGACGAAAACTATCAAATTACAAGAAATAATGTAGACGAAGAACTAAATGGTTCTCTAAAAATTATTTGGTCACATTTAAGACCTTTTTACAAAAATAACTTGTTTGAAATTCTTGAAGAATTAAATGCTAAAGTTGTATTTGAAGAGATGAATTATGTTTACTGGCCAGAGTTAGACCCTGGAAAACCTTATTTGAGCCTGGCAGAAAAGGTTTTATCAAATCCCATGGTTGGCCCTATTGAAAAACGAGCTGACTCCTTAAAACAAATGGTCGAGGATTATAACTCTGATGGTATAATCCACTTTTCCCACTGGGGGTGTCATCCAACCATTGGAGCTGTTTATAACTTGAAAAAAATATTACAGAAAGATAATATCCCATTCTTATCTATAGACAGCGACTGTGTTGATAAAGGTAAATTTTCTGAAGGTCAGCTGCGTACAAGGCTAGAAAGCTTCATTGAAATGGTTTGA
- a CDS encoding helicase C-terminal domain-containing protein, protein MEFIKKHIRVRKLLSDLIYLDIETTGLDSKKDEIIEIGAIKVTSEKVEKFHRIIKPEKEHIPLHIYDLCEGLTENDIQKGYLFNEIEDEFYDFIEDLPIVCHNAKFEKSFLEEALNFPIYNKFLDSLELFCIFKPHFSHHNIDYLIKNYLQETRDEKHRALEDAYDTRILVEKLLDDLISTDIDLLEDSLDYMDFSDWPWLPYLDDILYDYKNNKVDIDNIFEESEDISEDLFIGNDIFYSLDDLEEIMRDEELWEKEFPNYEFRNEQYEIARTMTEAFENEQVFFVEAPTGIGKTLSYLLVATIWAYDKDEKVFISTNTKNLQQQVHEEIPKIARLLGFDNLKITDLKGIENYACKEKINKEIQKTSKNLSERLTKLYLRNWSKRAASGDLDGETSYWFAKNNEYFKEHKEELFNAIRCKSEDCYKSNCNYNQECFHKRKLNDLEESHLCTINHSLLLNWPGYTNIDKVIIDEAHNLEEQSLNSFTERVSSSDLKFLKNRLTQGNKALLILLQYYISNNNLEGIEIDSCYNIIYGIDDELDEIRKKGNELAKKGNKSDYDDKYTFRDKILDDEFIKLINSCRQTLLRIADEIENVSNQILKIKSEFETQDLYVMTLEYIKKCRKWAGILNKSTNPSSGFCSYFEMHPNKKDEKQKVNNKEKQYYKWQICHAPLNIDDNFYENVIKNTSGSMVTSATLVRNGSYEEIIKALGFDNLGEEKIKTLPPIDPVFDYHNNSVLAIPTNVPTLDYNSEEFLDFMANTIIETSEIINGRTMVLFLSLERMGIVIDKVKDTLEQKGIRVYDARTSREKKVKEFKKQRGGVLFGSRSLFAGVDIKGYALSCLIIEKLDFPYPYSPYYKDKAEQLECKGQDAFRELSLRKAIFTLRQQFGRLIRTREDKGFVLLVGVNRNKSYYNELIGELPDPYKFEGDLESIKNLMVEKFEEWYNGIDF, encoded by the coding sequence ATGGAGTTTATAAAAAAACACATAAGGGTGAGAAAGTTGTTGTCAGATTTAATATATCTTGATATAGAAACAACTGGCTTAGATAGTAAAAAAGATGAAATTATTGAGATTGGAGCAATAAAGGTTACTAGTGAGAAAGTAGAAAAATTTCATCGAATTATAAAACCTGAAAAAGAACATATACCGCTTCATATTTACGATCTTTGTGAGGGACTTACAGAAAATGATATACAAAAGGGTTATTTATTTAATGAAATAGAAGATGAATTTTATGACTTTATTGAAGATTTACCAATTGTATGCCATAATGCAAAATTTGAAAAATCTTTTTTAGAAGAAGCTTTAAATTTTCCTATTTACAACAAATTTTTAGACAGTCTAGAATTATTTTGTATATTTAAGCCTCATTTTTCACATCACAATATTGATTACTTGATTAAAAATTATCTACAAGAAACAAGAGATGAAAAACATCGTGCACTAGAAGATGCATATGATACTAGGATACTTGTTGAAAAACTCCTAGATGATTTAATTTCAACAGATATAGATCTACTAGAAGATTCTTTGGACTATATGGATTTCTCAGATTGGCCGTGGCTACCTTATTTAGATGATATATTATATGATTATAAAAATAATAAAGTAGATATTGATAATATTTTTGAAGAAAGCGAAGACATCTCGGAAGATTTATTTATAGGCAATGACATTTTTTACTCTTTAGATGATCTAGAAGAAATTATGAGAGATGAGGAGCTTTGGGAAAAAGAATTTCCAAATTATGAGTTTCGAAATGAGCAGTATGAAATTGCACGCACAATGACTGAAGCATTTGAAAACGAACAAGTCTTTTTTGTAGAAGCTCCCACAGGAATTGGTAAAACCTTATCATATTTATTAGTTGCTACTATATGGGCTTATGACAAGGATGAAAAAGTTTTTATAAGCACTAATACAAAAAATTTACAACAACAAGTACACGAAGAGATTCCTAAAATTGCTAGATTGTTGGGATTTGACAATCTTAAGATAACCGATTTAAAAGGAATAGAAAACTATGCTTGTAAAGAAAAAATTAATAAAGAGATACAGAAAACATCTAAAAATTTAAGCGAGAGATTAACTAAATTATATTTACGTAACTGGAGTAAAAGGGCAGCTTCGGGAGATCTCGATGGTGAAACTTCATATTGGTTTGCAAAGAATAATGAATATTTTAAAGAACATAAAGAAGAGTTGTTTAATGCCATTAGATGTAAAAGTGAAGATTGCTATAAAAGCAACTGTAATTATAATCAGGAATGCTTCCATAAAAGAAAGTTGAATGACTTGGAAGAATCTCACCTATGTACGATTAATCATTCCCTGCTTTTAAATTGGCCAGGCTATACTAATATAGATAAAGTCATAATTGATGAGGCTCATAATTTAGAAGAGCAGTCATTAAATAGTTTTACAGAAAGAGTATCGTCCAGTGATTTGAAATTTCTTAAAAATAGGTTAACTCAAGGTAATAAAGCATTACTTATATTGCTTCAATATTATATATCTAATAATAATCTTGAAGGTATTGAAATTGATTCTTGTTATAATATTATTTACGGAATAGATGACGAGTTAGACGAAATTAGAAAAAAAGGTAATGAATTAGCTAAGAAAGGAAATAAAAGTGATTATGATGATAAATATACATTTAGAGACAAGATTTTAGATGATGAATTTATTAAGCTAATTAATTCATGTAGGCAAACTTTACTTAGGATAGCTGATGAAATTGAAAATGTGAGCAATCAAATTTTAAAAATTAAAAGTGAATTTGAGACACAAGATTTATATGTAATGACACTCGAATATATTAAAAAATGTCGCAAATGGGCAGGAATTCTAAACAAGTCAACTAACCCATCAAGTGGTTTTTGTAGTTATTTTGAAATGCATCCTAATAAAAAAGATGAAAAGCAAAAAGTTAATAATAAAGAGAAACAGTATTACAAATGGCAAATTTGTCATGCTCCTTTGAATATTGACGATAATTTTTATGAAAATGTAATCAAAAATACATCGGGTTCTATGGTGACTTCAGCTACACTTGTTAGAAATGGTAGTTATGAAGAAATAATTAAAGCCCTAGGGTTTGATAATCTAGGTGAAGAAAAAATTAAAACTTTGCCTCCTATTGATCCAGTTTTTGATTATCATAATAATTCTGTTTTAGCAATTCCAACAAATGTACCAACACTTGATTATAATTCTGAAGAATTTTTAGATTTTATGGCTAATACGATAATTGAAACATCAGAGATAATTAACGGAAGAACTATGGTATTATTTTTAAGTTTAGAGAGAATGGGGATAGTTATAGACAAAGTCAAGGATACCCTGGAACAAAAGGGGATACGTGTCTATGATGCGAGGACAAGTAGAGAAAAAAAGGTTAAAGAATTTAAAAAACAGAGAGGGGGAGTTTTATTTGGATCAAGGAGTCTTTTTGCAGGTGTTGATATTAAGGGGTATGCCTTAAGTTGTTTAATAATAGAAAAGTTAGACTTTCCATATCCTTATTCCCCCTATTATAAAGATAAGGCAGAACAACTAGAATGTAAGGGGCAAGATGCATTTAGGGAACTTTCTCTAAGAAAAGCGATTTTCACCCTTCGCCAGCAATTCGGTCGTTTAATAAGAACTAGAGAAGATAAGGGATTTGTTTTGCTTGTTGGTGTAAATAGAAATAAGTCTTACTATAATGAGCTTATTGGAGAATTACCAGACCCATATAAATTTGAAGGTGACCTAGAAAGTATCAAGAACTTAATGGTAGAAAAATTTGAGGAATGGTATAATGGGATAGACTTTTAG
- a CDS encoding tRNA (adenine(22)-N(1))-methyltransferase has product MRIPKRIKQVADMIPPGCELIVDVGTDHAYLPVELIRTAKSKKVIATDIAKQPIKQAQQTVERYGYQDKIEIRLGDGLQVIKKAEAPDIIVIAGLGGKTTAEILEQRKDLWHDNRVELLLQPMDDLKEVRKYLFSVNYQIKDEKMVKERRKFYTLIYTIPGKDDQCYIENIDNVEGLDDEVILELGPCLLKNPTKEVVEYIDYTIYKKNKMISNLEMANKENKIINEKLMRAKREYKVLEEVKELVLKRLANDEKN; this is encoded by the coding sequence ATGAGAATACCAAAAAGAATTAAACAGGTAGCTGACATGATTCCACCGGGCTGTGAGCTGATTGTCGATGTAGGAACAGATCATGCATACTTACCAGTAGAATTAATTAGAACTGCTAAATCCAAAAAAGTAATAGCAACAGATATTGCCAAACAACCAATCAAACAAGCCCAACAGACTGTTGAAAGATATGGGTATCAAGATAAAATAGAAATAAGGCTTGGAGATGGATTACAAGTAATTAAAAAAGCTGAAGCTCCCGATATAATAGTTATAGCTGGTCTCGGGGGAAAAACTACGGCTGAAATATTAGAGCAAAGAAAAGATTTATGGCATGATAATAGAGTAGAATTATTACTGCAACCTATGGATGATTTGAAAGAAGTAAGAAAATATTTATTTAGTGTTAATTATCAAATAAAAGACGAGAAAATGGTAAAAGAAAGAAGAAAATTTTATACTTTAATATATACAATTCCAGGCAAAGATGATCAATGTTATATAGAAAATATAGACAATGTAGAAGGTTTAGATGACGAAGTGATATTAGAACTTGGCCCGTGCTTACTGAAAAATCCTACAAAAGAAGTAGTCGAGTACATAGATTATACTATTTACAAGAAAAACAAAATGATCTCAAATTTGGAAATGGCTAATAAAGAAAATAAAATAATAAACGAGAAGCTAATGAGAGCTAAAAGAGAATATAAAGTGCTCGAAGAGGTGAAGGAACTTGTACTTAAAAGGTTGGCAAATGACGAAAAAAATTGA